One Mycolicibacterium goodii genomic region harbors:
- a CDS encoding VOC family protein → MSSATELELDVHVVNKSIPTATNVDHIGWSVPDLDAAVSFCVEVLGGQEILRAGPFSDPSGDWMSTHFDVDARASASLALVRLGATQVVEFIEWSAANREVAWPLNSDVGASHLAIHVGDIDQAMRYLQEHGCSACGDPILLENVPHAGLTILYVRTPVGLLLELVSRPAHDLPYEVTTDARLLVPTQEWNNGQAGPREEMP, encoded by the coding sequence ATGTCGTCGGCGACAGAATTGGAATTGGATGTACATGTTGTGAACAAATCTATTCCTACCGCTACCAATGTCGACCATATCGGTTGGTCGGTTCCAGACCTGGATGCCGCTGTGTCCTTCTGTGTCGAGGTTCTCGGGGGTCAAGAGATTCTCAGGGCCGGTCCCTTCTCCGATCCCTCCGGCGACTGGATGTCTACACATTTCGACGTCGATGCCCGGGCCTCGGCATCTCTTGCGCTCGTCCGACTCGGTGCGACGCAGGTGGTGGAGTTCATCGAATGGAGCGCCGCGAATCGTGAAGTCGCGTGGCCGCTGAACAGTGATGTCGGGGCGTCACACCTGGCGATTCACGTGGGTGACATCGACCAGGCGATGCGGTATCTGCAAGAGCACGGGTGCAGCGCCTGCGGTGACCCGATCCTGCTGGAAAATGTGCCTCACGCCGGCCTGACGATCCTGTATGTCCGAACGCCTGTCGGGCTGCTGTTGGAGCTCGTATCCCGTCCCGCCCATGACCTCCCCTACGAGGTCACCACCGATGCCCGACTGCTCGTCCCGACGCAGGAGTGGAACAACGGCCAAGCTGGGCCTCGAGAGGAAATGCCATGA
- a CDS encoding IclR family transcriptional regulator, producing the protein MLNTIERAGMVLNLFTVDRPEWGVTEMAVMLGLAKSTTFDIVASLAEIGLLQQTSDDRYRLGWRLLLISRRLMNSSCFGLHTHRAVAELSKRLKAAVNVGVWDGQGVISIVSAAAGRVGHDLPNDVYLPGYTSALGRLLIAQLPWTKVKERMPQNGAPLLAYGPVTDATILREELLSVRDQDLAIEHGRTITGHSCIAVGIHRRERRAVAALSICMPSERLQRNCDEYIGIARRAARALMQQAN; encoded by the coding sequence GTGCTGAATACGATTGAGCGTGCCGGGATGGTGCTCAACCTTTTCACCGTGGACCGCCCGGAGTGGGGGGTGACCGAAATGGCGGTGATGCTGGGTCTGGCGAAATCAACGACGTTTGACATCGTGGCCAGCCTCGCTGAAATCGGTTTGCTGCAACAAACCTCTGACGATCGATATCGGCTTGGTTGGCGACTACTGCTCATCAGCCGTCGTCTGATGAACTCGAGCTGCTTCGGTCTGCATACCCACCGTGCGGTCGCCGAGCTGTCGAAGCGACTCAAGGCTGCTGTGAACGTCGGGGTATGGGATGGTCAAGGGGTGATCTCGATCGTCTCTGCCGCAGCGGGCCGGGTTGGTCACGATCTTCCTAACGATGTGTATCTCCCCGGTTATACCTCGGCACTGGGCAGGTTGCTCATCGCACAACTGCCATGGACCAAGGTCAAGGAGCGGATGCCACAGAATGGCGCCCCGCTTCTTGCCTACGGGCCGGTCACCGATGCCACCATCCTTCGCGAGGAACTGTTGTCGGTGCGCGACCAAGATCTGGCGATCGAACACGGTAGGACTATCACCGGGCACTCGTGTATTGCGGTCGGCATACATCGACGAGAGCGGCGAGCGGTGGCAGCACTCTCCATTTGCATGCCTTCGGAGAGGTTGCAGCGCAATTGCGACGAGTACATCGGTATCGCCCGACGTGCTGCGCGCGCGTTGATGCAGCAGGCCAACTAA
- a CDS encoding ABC transporter permease — MDALTTEAPDWRRERLRPAARLLGIRALIAVPVTLAVSVGMFGVAALSPLDPLAAYLGDNYQIATQSQREAMRAAYDLDQPWWEAWWHWLTAALQGDLGWSSTQSLPVSTVLAERMPFTLGLSGTALLLGAVIALVLGCVAGMSGGIVDRLCNSFAVAFAAVPPFVMSLALVTVFAVGLRWFPTSGARPPGGDYTGAGLLTYSVLPLSALVVSQIPWLLLATRAAVLEARDSDAVRAARARGVHGWPLLRAHIAPVSVLPTLALTGTRLPELIAGAAIVETVFGWPGVAAVLVDSAAALDFSLSAALTVGAALAVLLGSAFSDAAAVALDPRIGLRA; from the coding sequence ATGGACGCGCTGACCACCGAGGCGCCGGACTGGCGCCGCGAGCGTCTGCGCCCCGCCGCGAGACTCCTCGGAATCCGTGCATTGATCGCGGTTCCGGTCACGTTGGCCGTCTCCGTGGGCATGTTCGGCGTGGCCGCACTCTCACCGTTGGACCCCCTGGCCGCCTATCTCGGTGACAACTATCAAATCGCCACCCAGTCGCAACGCGAGGCCATGCGAGCCGCTTACGACCTCGACCAACCCTGGTGGGAAGCGTGGTGGCACTGGCTCACCGCGGCATTGCAGGGTGATCTGGGGTGGTCGTCCACCCAGTCACTGCCGGTGAGCACCGTGCTGGCCGAGCGGATGCCCTTCACTCTCGGCCTGTCGGGCACTGCACTGCTTCTCGGGGCGGTGATCGCTCTGGTGCTGGGATGTGTCGCCGGGATGAGTGGCGGGATCGTCGACCGGCTGTGCAACAGTTTCGCGGTGGCGTTCGCGGCGGTTCCGCCGTTTGTGATGTCGCTGGCCCTGGTGACCGTGTTCGCCGTCGGCCTGCGCTGGTTTCCCACCTCGGGGGCGCGGCCACCCGGCGGTGACTACACCGGCGCCGGCCTTCTGACCTATTCGGTGCTGCCGCTCAGCGCGCTGGTGGTCTCGCAGATTCCGTGGCTGCTGCTGGCGACCCGGGCCGCGGTGCTCGAGGCGCGTGACTCCGATGCGGTCCGGGCCGCCCGCGCCCGCGGTGTGCACGGCTGGCCGCTGTTGCGTGCCCACATCGCGCCGGTTTCCGTGCTGCCGACATTGGCCCTTACCGGCACCCGGCTGCCCGAGCTCATCGCCGGAGCTGCCATCGTCGAAACGGTCTTCGGCTGGCCCGGAGTGGCCGCCGTGCTGGTCGATTCGGCTGCGGCACTGGACTTTTCGTTGTCAGCTGCACTTACCGTCGGCGCCGCCCTGGCGGTGTTGCTCGGTTCGGCGTTCTCCGATGCCGCAGCGGTGGCTCTGGACCCCCGGATCGGACTGCGCGCATGA
- a CDS encoding ABC transporter permease: protein MSTLVLSRRAVTGWPWLLLAAIVVAAVAVPLGAGEQLADFGRALQPPSAAHPAGTDHFGYDLLIRTAQGLQISLLTAGSCAVVATVLGALIGVGSALAGGWVDAAVMRVVDGVNALPHLVVGIVIAAMWRGETLAIIASIGLTHWPAVARVVRAELLAVTDAGWVQTSRLAGASRWFIARHHLVPTVTGQAVVAMVMLLPHAVWHESTLSFLGVGLSPDRASLGTLLGQARGDILAGAWWTLVVPAGSLILTALSFAAAASETRRRSEPPSGRVW from the coding sequence ATGAGCACCCTCGTGCTGTCCCGGCGGGCCGTCACCGGTTGGCCCTGGTTGTTGCTGGCTGCCATCGTGGTGGCCGCGGTGGCGGTCCCGCTCGGCGCGGGCGAACAGCTGGCGGATTTCGGCCGGGCATTACAACCACCGAGCGCCGCGCACCCCGCCGGCACCGACCATTTCGGTTATGACCTGCTGATCAGAACTGCTCAGGGACTGCAGATCTCACTGTTGACGGCCGGATCATGCGCCGTGGTCGCGACCGTGCTCGGTGCGCTGATCGGTGTGGGTTCGGCCCTCGCCGGCGGGTGGGTCGACGCCGCAGTCATGCGTGTCGTGGACGGCGTGAATGCGCTTCCACATCTTGTGGTGGGCATCGTGATCGCGGCGATGTGGCGCGGCGAGACGCTGGCCATCATCGCGTCGATCGGGCTGACCCACTGGCCCGCCGTCGCCCGGGTGGTGCGCGCCGAACTGCTCGCAGTCACCGACGCCGGCTGGGTGCAAACCTCGCGTTTGGCAGGCGCGTCGCGGTGGTTCATCGCGCGGCACCATCTGGTGCCGACGGTGACCGGTCAAGCCGTTGTCGCGATGGTGATGCTGTTGCCGCACGCGGTGTGGCACGAATCGACGCTGTCGTTCCTCGGTGTCGGGCTGTCCCCTGATCGCGCCAGCTTGGGCACGCTGCTGGGGCAGGCTCGCGGTGACATCCTGGCCGGGGCGTGGTGGACGCTGGTGGTCCCCGCCGGGTCCCTGATCCTCACTGCCCTGTCGTTCGCCGCCGCGGCCTCCGAGACGCGCCGTCGCAGCGAACCGCCCAGCGGACGGGTGTGGTGA
- a CDS encoding ABC transporter ATP-binding protein: protein MRTSGLVAENVWVAFGGRPVLRAVNLTVRAGDIVGVTGPSGCGKTTLLRVLAGLRRPDAGNVRYDDKPVAPAGSIGMIAQHPRLVCNPRWTLGAIVTEPARIRGTSADIEITSARVGLDTALLQRHPAQVSDGQLQRACIARALLAAPQFLLCDEPTAMLDPIAARDITDLLKQLAAEGTGIVLVSHNPRLVSELADCVSVLGVPPGN from the coding sequence GTGAGGACGTCAGGGCTTGTCGCCGAGAATGTCTGGGTGGCCTTCGGTGGCCGGCCCGTACTACGCGCGGTGAATCTCACCGTGCGCGCCGGCGATATCGTCGGCGTCACCGGTCCGTCGGGCTGCGGCAAGACCACACTGCTGCGCGTGTTGGCGGGTTTGCGCAGGCCCGATGCAGGCAACGTGCGCTACGACGACAAACCGGTGGCCCCGGCGGGTTCCATCGGCATGATCGCCCAGCACCCACGGTTGGTGTGCAATCCACGCTGGACCCTGGGCGCCATCGTCACCGAGCCCGCCCGCATCCGCGGCACGTCAGCCGACATCGAGATCACCAGCGCCCGCGTTGGGTTGGACACCGCGCTCCTGCAGCGCCACCCCGCTCAGGTCAGCGACGGTCAGCTCCAGCGCGCCTGCATCGCCCGGGCCCTGCTCGCGGCACCGCAGTTCCTCTTGTGCGACGAGCCCACCGCCATGCTGGATCCCATCGCGGCGAGGGACATCACCGACCTGCTCAAGCAGCTCGCAGCCGAGGGCACCGGAATCGTTCTGGTGAGCCACAATCCGCGGCTGGTCAGCGAACTTGCCGACTGCGTTTCGGTTCTTGGCGTCCCTCCTGGCAATTGA
- a CDS encoding pyridoxamine 5'-phosphate oxidase family protein gives MAFDLHPEARALIESRPCAHLVTMRPNGRPHVSFIWIDVTDDGRIQFGTPPWRVKGKNLAHDPKCILSIQDNQKLESGLTRHLLIEGIASIDDDAERGQRFMDQLFHKYTGAPRFGLNEDGHLLVTVDITRVSGVGPWHTGKTTTYGTPI, from the coding sequence ATGGCTTTTGACCTTCATCCAGAGGCCCGCGCGCTCATCGAGTCACGCCCGTGCGCCCATCTGGTGACCATGCGACCGAACGGCCGCCCGCATGTGTCTTTCATCTGGATCGATGTGACTGATGACGGGCGCATCCAGTTCGGAACACCTCCGTGGCGGGTCAAGGGTAAGAACCTCGCACACGATCCGAAGTGCATCCTCTCCATCCAGGACAATCAAAAGCTGGAAAGCGGATTGACCCGACATCTCCTCATCGAGGGCATCGCCTCGATCGACGACGATGCCGAACGCGGCCAAAGATTCATGGACCAGCTGTTCCACAAGTACACAGGTGCGCCCCGTTTCGGGCTCAACGAAGATGGACATCTCCTCGTCACTGTTGACATCACGCGCGTTTCCGGCGTTGGCCCGTGGCACACCGGTAAGACGACAACTTATGGGACCCCTATCTGA
- a CDS encoding ABC transporter substrate-binding protein — translation MGATIVGCSQSSSPRQSRDQITLAEAQELGSYSPFASYGELGVSPIYEGLLRPQADSDAEIPNLVPALAAAAPESIGPGRWRLQLREGITFSDGSAFDSADVVATYAALKDPTVASEIATNVAPITAVTADGPHAVIIDVDTETDPSPYLLTGIVPSEKVEQVPAADWALNVAPVGTGPYRLDSLRPDQAVMVAREDYWGEKPQVTRIVYTHTPDDNTRAQRIIAGEVDGANLPPRLIRSVQSGDVSTVAVKSADWRGVSFPAGQPFTADPQARLAMNLGVDRTAVIRDVLDGHGRPAYTPIGDVYGDAYNPDATFTFDATAAAAILDRAGWRPGSDGIREKDGARAEFELLYNASDTLRRDLSVAFATAMKPLGIQVDPRGSSWDEIDTRFDTSAVLLGGGSTPYSIDSQVYDTLHTRVPDSSPYSNPGNFTAPGLDELLERARQSPSGVDKDALYRDVQASYIAQPSNVFLAFLDHTYAYRNLGWKQTAPILEPHSHGVTWGPWWRLNAWTR, via the coding sequence TTGGGCGCAACGATTGTCGGTTGTTCTCAATCATCCTCACCGAGGCAGTCACGCGACCAGATCACCCTCGCTGAAGCCCAGGAGCTGGGAAGCTACAGTCCGTTCGCGAGCTACGGCGAACTGGGTGTCTCCCCCATCTACGAGGGTCTGCTACGGCCGCAGGCCGACTCGGATGCCGAGATCCCAAATCTGGTTCCCGCCCTGGCTGCCGCAGCTCCCGAATCCATCGGCCCGGGCCGCTGGCGCCTACAGCTGCGTGAAGGAATCACGTTCTCTGATGGCAGCGCGTTCGACTCGGCCGACGTGGTGGCCACCTATGCCGCGCTCAAGGATCCCACTGTCGCCTCGGAAATCGCGACCAACGTGGCTCCGATCACCGCCGTGACCGCCGATGGCCCCCACGCCGTGATCATCGACGTCGACACCGAGACCGACCCGTCACCGTATCTGCTGACCGGCATCGTGCCGTCGGAGAAGGTGGAACAGGTCCCGGCCGCAGACTGGGCGCTCAACGTCGCACCCGTGGGTACCGGCCCGTATCGATTGGACAGTCTGCGGCCCGACCAGGCGGTGATGGTGGCACGGGAAGACTACTGGGGGGAGAAGCCGCAGGTGACGCGCATCGTGTACACCCACACCCCGGATGACAACACCCGCGCTCAGCGCATCATTGCCGGTGAGGTGGACGGGGCGAACCTGCCGCCGAGGCTCATCCGGTCGGTGCAGAGTGGCGACGTCAGCACCGTCGCGGTGAAATCAGCGGACTGGCGCGGAGTTTCGTTCCCCGCCGGGCAGCCCTTCACCGCCGATCCGCAAGCCCGGCTGGCGATGAACCTTGGCGTGGACCGCACCGCCGTCATCCGCGACGTGCTCGACGGCCACGGCCGCCCCGCCTACACCCCGATCGGCGATGTCTACGGAGACGCGTATAACCCGGACGCGACATTCACCTTCGATGCCACGGCGGCAGCCGCGATCCTCGACCGTGCGGGCTGGCGCCCTGGTTCCGACGGCATCCGCGAGAAAGACGGCGCACGAGCTGAATTCGAGCTGCTGTACAACGCCTCGGACACACTGCGCCGTGACCTGTCCGTCGCGTTCGCCACCGCGATGAAGCCGCTTGGCATCCAGGTCGATCCGCGGGGTAGCAGCTGGGATGAGATCGACACGCGGTTCGACACGTCCGCAGTGCTGCTCGGTGGAGGCTCCACCCCATACAGCATCGACTCGCAGGTCTACGATACCCTGCACACCCGAGTTCCGGATTCCTCCCCGTACTCCAACCCCGGCAACTTCACCGCACCCGGACTCGACGAGCTGCTCGAGCGAGCCCGTCAATCACCCTCCGGCGTGGACAAAGACGCGCTCTACCGCGATGTCCAGGCCAGCTACATCGCCCAGCCGTCGAACGTGTTTCTCGCGTTCCTGGACCACACCTACGCCTACCGCAACCTCGGTTGGAAACAGACCGCGCCGATCCTCGAGCCGCACTCCCACGGCGTGACCTGGGGCCCATGGTGGCGACTGAACGCATGGACGCGCTGA
- a CDS encoding SDR family NAD(P)-dependent oxidoreductase: MDYLLSGKTAIVTGGGSGIGLETANQLLAEGANVLAVDLDVAPLASRQEPRLRSFQCDLTDSDSASAVTAAALEEFGSIDILISCAGIAPVRTSSLEGTDADWRRTLDVNFLSIVRMCREVVPHMKAASGGSIVSVASDAGRMPDPFFAEYNVSKAAILMFMKALSIEFGGAGIRANTVSPGPVRTPMWDRPGGFGDSVAESFGMEKEAAIEHFAVNVRKLPLARLGTVAEVAAVNIFLASPVSSFVTGAEYTVNGGSIPTV, from the coding sequence ATGGACTACCTGCTTTCAGGGAAGACGGCAATCGTCACCGGCGGGGGGTCAGGCATCGGGCTCGAGACGGCGAACCAGTTGCTTGCCGAAGGCGCCAACGTCCTGGCGGTGGACCTTGACGTCGCTCCCCTGGCCTCCCGGCAGGAACCGCGGCTCCGGTCGTTCCAGTGCGACCTCACGGATTCGGACTCGGCGTCAGCTGTGACCGCTGCAGCGCTGGAGGAGTTCGGCTCCATCGATATCCTGATCTCGTGTGCGGGGATCGCACCGGTGCGTACCAGCTCACTCGAAGGAACCGACGCCGACTGGCGGCGCACGCTCGATGTCAACTTCCTCAGCATCGTGCGAATGTGCCGCGAAGTGGTTCCTCACATGAAAGCCGCCAGCGGAGGATCGATCGTCAGCGTTGCTTCCGACGCCGGACGTATGCCTGATCCCTTTTTCGCCGAATACAACGTGTCCAAAGCGGCGATCCTCATGTTCATGAAGGCACTGTCGATTGAGTTCGGTGGCGCGGGAATCCGCGCCAACACTGTCAGTCCGGGCCCGGTACGCACTCCGATGTGGGACCGGCCGGGTGGATTCGGCGATTCTGTCGCTGAGTCTTTCGGCATGGAGAAGGAGGCCGCGATCGAGCACTTCGCTGTCAATGTTCGCAAGCTTCCTCTTGCCAGACTCGGCACAGTGGCGGAGGTCGCCGCGGTCAACATATTCCTTGCGAGCCCGGTCAGCTCATTTGTCACGGGTGCTGAGTACACCGTGAACGGCGGTAGCATTCCGACCGTATGA
- a CDS encoding ATP-binding cassette domain-containing protein, translating into MADAAQLREFSVDIALHQSGHSPLVRTLHDVNLTVPTGKLTALIGESGCGKSLVAATLCGLLPPGSRARGQIRIGGRDLSVAGERDWREVRGHHIGLVPQSAATSFTPVRTVGAQLTEVCRRLGADRSAAELLTAVHLPVDAGALYPHELSGGMAQRAAIAAAIAARPALLVADEPTSALDPAHAAAIWQLLGSIAEAGAGVLVITHDLRSLLDAAVCDDVALMRGGTIIRQAPLTEIADSADNYIGLFFAGANS; encoded by the coding sequence ATGGCAGACGCTGCGCAGCTGCGCGAATTCAGCGTGGACATCGCCCTCCACCAGAGCGGGCATTCCCCCTTGGTCCGCACCCTCCACGACGTCAACCTGACGGTACCCACCGGCAAGCTGACCGCGCTGATCGGTGAATCCGGATGCGGCAAATCGCTTGTCGCCGCGACGTTGTGCGGCTTGCTTCCGCCGGGATCACGGGCGCGCGGCCAGATCCGTATCGGCGGACGGGACCTGAGCGTAGCCGGCGAGCGGGATTGGCGTGAGGTCCGCGGCCACCACATCGGACTCGTTCCCCAGTCGGCGGCGACGTCGTTCACTCCGGTGCGTACGGTGGGCGCTCAGCTCACCGAGGTATGCCGCCGGCTCGGCGCCGACCGCAGCGCCGCCGAACTTCTCACCGCGGTGCACCTGCCGGTCGATGCCGGAGCACTGTATCCGCACGAGCTCTCCGGCGGCATGGCCCAGCGCGCCGCGATCGCCGCGGCCATAGCCGCCCGTCCGGCACTGCTGGTCGCCGATGAACCGACCTCCGCACTGGACCCCGCGCACGCGGCGGCGATCTGGCAGCTGCTCGGATCCATCGCCGAAGCGGGTGCGGGCGTCCTGGTCATCACCCATGATCTGAGGTCACTCCTCGACGCCGCAGTGTGCGATGACGTGGCGCTGATGCGCGGCGGCACGATCATCCGTCAGGCGCCGCTGACGGAAATAGCCGACAGCGCCGACAATTACATCGGCTTGTTCTTCGCCGGAGCGAACTCGTGA